A single window of Arvicola amphibius chromosome 15, mArvAmp1.2, whole genome shotgun sequence DNA harbors:
- the Ddx28 gene encoding LOW QUALITY PROTEIN: probable ATP-dependent RNA helicase DDX28 (The sequence of the model RefSeq protein was modified relative to this genomic sequence to represent the inferred CDS: inserted 1 base in 1 codon; deleted 10 bases in 8 codons), with amino-acid sequence MALVRPMRLLSLAFRFLLEPRRNKAVHRSDEPLPVVRIPRALQRRSSQQRQSDRGGFPRPVLVRPGPLLVSARRPELNQPARLTLGRWECAPLASRGWKHRRSRRDHFSIERVQQETPALTNLSSRGFADLGLEPRVLLALQEAAPEVVRPTSVQSKTIPPVLRGRHLLCAAETVVAKTSATYCPLFQRLLRGPGLDSRSSTAPRGLVLVPSRELAEQVQAVAQSLGRYLGLQVIELGGGLGMSKLKLQLCRLPSADVLVSTPGALWKALKSQLVSLQHLSFLVLDEADTLLDESFLELVDYILGKSPIXESPDELEDPFNPKAQLVMVGATFPEGVNECLSKVTSPDCLTTVTSSRLHCIMPHVRQTFMRLKGEEKVTELVQILRQHDKANKTKASGTVLVFCNSSSTVNWLGYILDDHKIQHLRLQGQMPASMRAGIFQRFQKGSQDVLVCTDIASRGLDSIHVELVVNYDFPPTLQDYIHRAGRVGRVGSEVPGTVISFVTHPWDVSLVQKIELAARRRRSLPGLTSSVKDLLPQQA; translated from the exons ATGGCTTTAGTCCGGCCCATGCGACTGTTGTCGCTAGCGTTTCGGTTTCTTCTGGAGCCCCGACGGAACAAAGCGGTGCACAGATCCGATGAGCCCTTGCCAGTGGTACGCATTCCGCGGGCTCTGCAGCGACGG AGCAGCCAACAGCGACAGAGCGATCGTGGGGGTTTCCCACGGCCGGTGCTAGTGCGACCCGGTCCACTGCTGGTCTCGGCGCGGCGGCCAGAGTTGAACCAGCCCGCGCGCCTCACGCTGGGCCGTTGGGAGTGCGCGCCACTGGCTTCGCGTGGCTGGAAGCATCGGCGATCGCGTCGGGATCATTTTTCCATAGAGCGAGTGCAGCAAGAGACGCCCGCGCTGACGAACCTCTCGTCCCGTGGCTTCGCGGACCTGGGTCTGGAGCCCCGAGTGCTGCTTGCGCTGCAGGAGGCTGCGCCCGAAGTCGTTCGGCCAACCTCGGTGCAGTCGAAAACCATCCCCCCAGTGCTTCGCGGCCGCCACCTCCTTTGCGCTGCCGAAACGGTAGTGGCCAAGACC TCAGCTACCTACTGCCCCCTATTTCAACGTCTCCTGAGAGGACCAGGCCTGGACTCCCGCAGTTCCACAGCTCCCCGAGGCCTGGTTCTGGTACCTTCCCGAGAATTAGCCGAGCAAGTGCAGGCCGTGGCCCAGTCACTGGGTCGGTACCTGGGCCTACAGGTGATAGAGCTTGGAGGCGGCCTCGGCATGAGTAAGCTCAAACTGCAGCTGTGTAGACTACCGTCAGCAGATGTGCTTGTGTCCACTCCCGGGGCTCTGTGGAAGGCCCTGAAAAGTCAACTGGTCAGCTTGCAGCATCTTTCCTTC CTCGTCCTGGATGAAGCCGACACATTGCTGGATGAAAGCTTCCTGGAACTTGTGGACTACATCTTGGGAAAGAGCCCAA GCGAAAGTCCAGATGAGTTAGAAgacccctttaatcccaaagctCAGTTAGTGATGGTGGGAGCCACGTTTCCAGAAGGCGTAAACGAA TGCCTGAGTAAAGTCACCAGCCCAGATTGTCTCACCACCGTCACCAGCTCCAGGCTCCACTGCATCATGCCTCATGTCAGACAGACATTTATGAGActaaagggagaggagaaggtaaCA GAACTGGTTCAGATCCTCAGACAGCAT GACAAAGCAAATAAGACAAAAGCCTCAGGAACTGTCCTGGTGTTCTGC AACAGCTCCAGCACTGTGAACTGGCTG GGATATATTCTGGATGACCACAAAATCCAACATCTGAGACTGCAAGGGCAGATGCCAGCCTCGATGAGGGCCGGCATCTTCCAGAGATTCCAAAAGGGCTCCCAAGATGTCCTTGTCTGCACAGACATAGCATCGCGAGGTCTAGATAGCATCCATGTGGAACTGGTTGTCAATTATGATTTCCCCCCTACTCTGCAGGATTACATCCACAGAGCAGGAAGGGTGGGTCGAGTGGGCAGTGAAGTACCAGGGACCGTCATCAGTTTTGTGACCCATCCCTGGGATGTGAGCCTGGTCCAGAAAATTGAGCTGGCAGCTCGTCGAAGAAGAAGCCTTCCAGGATTAACCTCCTCAGTAAAGGACCTTCTGCCTCAACAAGCCTGA